A genomic region of Candidatus Aminicenantes bacterium contains the following coding sequences:
- a CDS encoding coproporphyrinogen-III oxidase family protein has translation MEKAGLYVHFPFCRAKCPYCHFASRSYDRGSALAWAAGVLKEAEAAAGLGLRFDTLYFGGGTPSLIDPDELVPLIDGLRERLRLEPLEFTLEANPSTRIGPGSFSGLSRAGVTRLSVGVQSFDDAVLGVLGREATAAEAERYVAQAADSSGFSLGLDLMAGAPGEAQAGLEKTLEAVSRLRPDHVSVYLLENVEGLPFEAILREHPVEDDAAADAFEFLARGLASLGLRRYEISNFARPGFECRHNLKYWRYEPFLGLGPSAASHIGAERWTNADRLEDWLAGLEAGCDPRREIVRLEPEASAREAMAAGLRLVEGVDLAALERRFGIDFAATTGAAIARLKEDGLLAGEGSRIWIPEERLLVSNAILARLI, from the coding sequence ATGGAAAAAGCAGGCCTCTACGTCCATTTCCCTTTTTGCCGGGCGAAATGCCCCTACTGCCATTTCGCCAGCCGTTCCTATGACCGGGGAAGCGCTCTGGCTTGGGCCGCCGGCGTCCTCAAAGAAGCCGAGGCCGCCGCAGGGCTCGGCCTGCGCTTCGACACGCTGTATTTCGGAGGCGGGACGCCGTCGCTTATCGATCCCGACGAATTGGTCCCGCTCATCGACGGCCTTCGCGAGCGCCTGCGGCTCGAACCGCTCGAGTTCACCCTGGAGGCTAATCCCTCGACCAGAATCGGGCCGGGATCGTTCTCCGGCTTGTCCCGGGCCGGTGTCACGCGCTTGAGCGTCGGCGTCCAATCCTTCGACGATGCCGTCCTCGGAGTCCTCGGCCGGGAGGCGACCGCGGCCGAGGCCGAGCGATACGTTGCCCAAGCCGCGGATTCGAGCGGATTCTCCCTCGGCCTGGATTTGATGGCCGGCGCGCCCGGGGAGGCCCAAGCCGGCCTGGAGAAGACGCTCGAGGCCGTCTCGCGCTTGCGGCCTGATCACGTCTCGGTCTATCTGCTTGAAAACGTGGAAGGGCTTCCGTTCGAAGCGATCCTGCGGGAGCACCCGGTCGAGGACGACGCCGCGGCGGACGCCTTCGAATTTCTGGCTCGGGGCCTGGCTTCGCTCGGCCTGCGTCGATATGAAATCTCGAATTTCGCCCGTCCCGGGTTCGAATGCCGCCACAACCTCAAGTACTGGCGCTACGAGCCCTTTCTCGGCTTGGGTCCTTCGGCCGCGTCCCATATCGGGGCCGAACGATGGACGAATGCGGATCGGCTGGAGGATTGGCTGGCCGGACTGGAGGCAGGGTGCGATCCGCGTCGGGAGATTGTTCGGCTCGAGCCAGAGGCGTCAGCCCGCGAAGCCATGGCGGCCGGATTGCGGCTGGTCGAGGGAGTGGACTTGGCGGCCCTGGAGCGCCGGTTCGGCATCGATTTCGCTGCGACGACGGGCGCGGCGATCGCACGGCTCAAAGAAGACGGCTTGTTGGCCGGCGAGGGGAGCCGGATTTGGATTCCCGAGGAGCGCCTGCTCGTCTCGAACGCGATCTTGGCGCGGTTGATTTAG
- a CDS encoding TolC family protein, protein MKRAHASLILLSLLLAAGAGCVRYTPRPVTAAAVLDDFEARRLNSPEFVAFLKMNADRDWPPAAWDLTALTLAAFYYHPDLDVARAQWATAQAGRITAGERPNPTGSILMGYNSTSPTSEVTPWIPEAALEIPIETAGKRGYRIAQAKNLSEAARLNILSAAWEVRSRLRQAYLELYSARETEALLGRLREAQAENVRILEAQLAIGEASPSDVTQARMALASSRLAALDAAQQSAQARVKLADAIGVPAAALDGAPLSFDSLLRPAADLPAVEIRRRALVNRADILSALAEYAAEDSALRLEIAKQYPDLSLGPGFQLDQTDAKWSLGLSLVLPLLNRNKGPIAEAEAKRAEAAARFQALQAKVLGEIESAAAAARLAGEKAKAADDLWRNLQKSEASTAARYQLGEISKLELIGLRIELAAGELARLEARIKARQAAGELEDAVQSPLDGDGWVLKTPDRPAGPVKERKDE, encoded by the coding sequence GTGAAAAGAGCCCATGCGAGCCTGATTCTTTTAAGCCTCCTCCTGGCCGCCGGCGCCGGCTGTGTCCGTTACACGCCGCGTCCGGTCACGGCGGCAGCGGTCCTGGATGATTTCGAAGCCCGCCGTCTGAATTCGCCCGAATTCGTCGCCTTCCTTAAAATGAACGCGGACCGGGACTGGCCGCCGGCGGCCTGGGACCTGACCGCCTTGACCCTGGCGGCGTTCTACTATCACCCCGACCTGGACGTGGCCCGGGCCCAATGGGCCACGGCCCAAGCCGGCCGGATCACGGCCGGCGAACGTCCCAACCCGACCGGCAGCATCCTGATGGGCTACAACTCCACATCCCCCACTTCCGAGGTCACGCCCTGGATCCCCGAGGCCGCCCTGGAGATCCCGATCGAGACGGCCGGCAAGCGCGGCTATCGCATCGCCCAGGCCAAGAATCTGTCGGAGGCCGCCCGCCTCAACATCCTGTCCGCCGCCTGGGAAGTCCGCAGCCGCCTCCGCCAGGCCTATCTCGAGCTCTACTCGGCCCGCGAGACGGAAGCCCTCCTCGGGCGCCTGCGGGAGGCCCAGGCGGAAAACGTCCGCATCCTGGAGGCCCAGCTTGCCATAGGTGAAGCCTCGCCCTCCGACGTCACCCAGGCCCGCATGGCCTTGGCTTCCAGCCGGCTGGCCGCCCTAGATGCGGCCCAGCAGAGCGCCCAAGCCCGGGTCAAGCTGGCCGATGCGATCGGCGTTCCGGCCGCGGCGCTGGACGGCGCTCCCCTGTCCTTCGACAGCCTGCTCCGCCCGGCCGCCGACCTCCCCGCCGTCGAGATCCGCCGCCGGGCCCTGGTGAACCGGGCCGACATCCTCTCCGCCCTGGCCGAATACGCGGCCGAAGATTCCGCCCTGCGGCTGGAGATCGCCAAGCAATATCCCGACTTGAGCCTCGGTCCCGGCTTCCAATTGGATCAAACGGACGCCAAGTGGTCGCTGGGCCTATCCCTCGTCCTGCCCCTGCTCAACCGCAACAAAGGCCCGATCGCGGAGGCCGAGGCGAAGCGGGCCGAAGCGGCCGCCCGCTTCCAGGCCCTGCAGGCCAAAGTGCTGGGGGAGATCGAAAGCGCGGCCGCCGCGGCCCGCCTGGCCGGGGAGAAGGCCAAGGCCGCCGACGACCTGTGGCGGAACCTGCAGAAGAGCGAGGCCTCGACCGCCGCCCGCTACCAGTTGGGGGAGATCTCCAAGCTCGAGCTCATCGGGTTACGGATCGAGCTGGCCGCCGGCGAGCTGGCCCGGCTGGAGGCGCGGATCAAGGCCCGGCAGGCGGCCGGGGAGCTCGAAGACGCTGTGCAAAGCCCGCTCGACGGCGACGGCTGGGTTCTGAAAACACCGGACCGGCCCGCCGGCCCGGTCAAGGAGCGCAAGGATGAATAA
- a CDS encoding efflux RND transporter periplasmic adaptor subunit encodes MNKRRTWTALILLIAAGLVVVFLITKAKSGGAAEGEVVEADVAVHLGTIQPATLHLLITAFGKVEPEPAMAGRIPADSEIASPTAGIVARVECVEGQRINRGAVLFRLDGRVAEVALEKAKKALAFAEDNFERQKKLLPVEGTSKKSYLEAEQQLNAARGDLRAAETGLALLAVTAPLAGTVVKINSEPGEAVEANTVLAVIIDLDRLVAAVRVPSAEAVGLKAGQPVRFENSNAAGAVTYVGAQVDEATDTLPVRISIPAGAGFRPGQFLSVHIVSQEKAGCLAVPEAAVIADAVGSGAGTIVLIQGDKAVRKPVKLGLREGGLIEVEGEGLKAGLAIVTEDAYAVPDGVKIHPVEAAAKAGK; translated from the coding sequence ATGAATAAACGACGGACCTGGACCGCCCTTATTCTATTGATCGCGGCCGGACTGGTTGTGGTCTTCCTGATCACGAAAGCCAAGTCCGGCGGCGCCGCAGAAGGCGAAGTCGTGGAGGCTGATGTCGCCGTCCACCTCGGGACCATCCAGCCCGCCACCCTCCACCTCTTGATCACCGCTTTCGGCAAGGTCGAGCCCGAGCCGGCCATGGCCGGCCGCATTCCCGCCGACTCCGAGATCGCCTCGCCGACGGCCGGGATCGTGGCCCGCGTCGAGTGCGTCGAAGGCCAGCGGATCAATCGAGGCGCGGTCCTCTTCCGCCTGGATGGCCGGGTGGCCGAAGTGGCCCTGGAGAAAGCCAAGAAGGCCCTGGCCTTCGCCGAGGACAATTTCGAGCGCCAGAAGAAGCTCCTGCCGGTTGAGGGGACATCGAAAAAAAGCTACCTCGAGGCCGAACAGCAGCTCAACGCGGCTCGGGGCGATCTGCGCGCCGCCGAGACCGGCCTGGCCCTGCTGGCCGTGACCGCGCCGCTTGCCGGCACCGTCGTCAAGATCAACTCCGAGCCGGGCGAGGCCGTCGAGGCCAACACCGTGCTGGCGGTCATCATCGACCTCGACCGGCTGGTGGCCGCGGTCCGAGTCCCCAGCGCGGAAGCGGTCGGCCTCAAAGCCGGACAACCCGTCCGTTTTGAAAACAGCAACGCCGCCGGCGCCGTGACCTACGTCGGCGCCCAGGTCGACGAAGCGACCGACACTCTGCCGGTGCGGATCTCGATCCCGGCCGGGGCCGGGTTCCGACCCGGTCAGTTCCTGAGCGTCCATATCGTCAGCCAGGAGAAGGCCGGATGCCTGGCTGTGCCCGAAGCCGCCGTCATCGCCGATGCTGTGGGCAGCGGGGCCGGGACGATCGTCCTCATCCAGGGCGACAAGGCCGTCCGCAAGCCGGTCAAGCTCGGCCTGCGCGAAGGCGGCCTGATCGAGGTCGAGGGCGAAGGCCTCAAGGCCGGTCTGGCCATCGTCACCGAGGACGCCTACGCGGTCCCGGACGGGGTCAAGATCCATCCCGTCGAAGCCGCGGCCAAGGCAGGCAAATAG